A portion of the Roseovarius sp. SCSIO 43702 genome contains these proteins:
- a CDS encoding ABC transporter ATP-binding protein has product MSLLTLERLGLTRGGRAVLRDVSFRVGEGELVGLVGPNGAGKTTLMRAALGLLGHEGQSSLAVLNARARARAVAWMPQAREIAWPVTVETVVTLGRLPHLPSGQRPRDADRAAVNDAMARMELNDLRDRPATELSGGEQARVLIARALAQDTPLLMADEPIAGLDPAHQIATMEIFAELAARGRSTLVSLHDLGLAVRHCTRLLLLNDGALVSDGPPGEVMTPERLAQVFGITAWYERTESGPVYQPLEVIR; this is encoded by the coding sequence ATGAGCCTTCTGACCCTCGAGCGGCTTGGCCTGACGCGCGGCGGACGCGCCGTGTTGCGCGACGTGAGTTTCCGCGTCGGCGAGGGCGAACTGGTGGGCCTTGTGGGGCCGAACGGCGCGGGCAAGACCACCTTGATGCGCGCGGCGCTCGGGCTTCTGGGTCATGAGGGGCAAAGCTCGCTCGCCGTTCTGAATGCGCGCGCCCGCGCCCGCGCGGTGGCCTGGATGCCGCAGGCGCGCGAGATCGCCTGGCCCGTGACGGTCGAGACGGTGGTCACGCTGGGCCGCCTGCCGCATCTTCCGTCGGGACAGAGACCGCGCGATGCCGACCGCGCGGCGGTGAATGACGCGATGGCACGGATGGAACTGAACGATCTGCGCGACCGGCCCGCCACCGAGCTTTCGGGGGGCGAGCAGGCACGGGTCCTGATCGCGCGTGCGCTTGCGCAGGACACGCCGCTCCTGATGGCGGATGAACCCATCGCGGGGCTTGATCCCGCGCATCAGATCGCGACCATGGAGATCTTCGCCGAGCTTGCGGCGCGGGGCCGCTCGACGCTCGTGTCGCTGCATGACCTGGGGCTGGCGGTGCGCCACTGCACGCGGCTTCTCCTGCTCAACGACGGGGCGCTGGTGTCAGACGGGCCACCGGGCGAAGTCATGACGCCGGAACGCCTTGCGCAGGTGTTCGGGATCACCGCGTGGTATGAGCGCACCGAATCCGGGCCTGTCTATCAACCGCTGGAGGTCATCCGATGA
- a CDS encoding iron ABC transporter permease encodes MSRVSVALVALVAVLFGGSLLIGPAGADAVAGLRALLGQGDGPLPLIMREIRLPRAILAVLIGASLGMAGAAMQGYLRNPLAEPGLIGISGSAAFGAVLALQTGLAASLTFGLPLAALTGALAGVLLILALAGPRGTSLTLILAGIAISALAGALTSLVLNLSPNPFAASEIVFWMMGSLADRSMTHVWIVLPFMAIGFALLAGLGRGLDALTLGEDAAEAMGVRLGRMRLMLIAGTACVVGAGTAVAGAIGFVGLVVPHMLRPLVGARPSRLLWASALGGAAMLLAADIAVRVVLPDRDLKLGVLTAIIGAPLFLHLVVKTRRARI; translated from the coding sequence ATGAGCCGGGTGTCGGTCGCTCTCGTGGCGCTGGTGGCCGTCCTTTTCGGTGGCTCGCTGCTGATCGGCCCCGCGGGCGCGGATGCCGTGGCGGGGCTGCGCGCGCTTCTGGGCCAGGGCGACGGGCCGCTGCCGCTCATCATGCGGGAGATCCGCCTGCCGCGCGCGATCCTGGCGGTCCTGATCGGGGCGAGCCTTGGCATGGCGGGCGCGGCGATGCAGGGCTACCTGCGCAATCCCCTTGCCGAACCGGGACTTATCGGCATCTCGGGATCGGCGGCTTTCGGCGCGGTCCTGGCGTTGCAGACGGGCCTGGCGGCGAGCTTGACATTCGGCCTGCCGCTGGCCGCGCTGACGGGGGCGTTGGCGGGGGTGCTGCTCATTCTCGCGCTGGCGGGTCCGCGCGGCACGTCACTGACCCTCATATTGGCGGGGATCGCCATTTCAGCGCTTGCAGGCGCCCTCACGTCGCTTGTGCTCAACCTTTCGCCCAATCCCTTCGCGGCAAGCGAGATCGTCTTCTGGATGATGGGGTCGCTGGCCGATCGTTCGATGACGCATGTCTGGATCGTGCTGCCCTTCATGGCGATCGGTTTCGCGCTCCTGGCGGGGTTGGGGCGCGGCCTCGACGCGCTCACGCTGGGTGAGGACGCGGCGGAGGCCATGGGCGTGCGTCTGGGCCGGATGCGGCTCATGCTGATTGCCGGGACGGCCTGCGTGGTGGGCGCGGGCACCGCGGTCGCGGGGGCGATCGGCTTCGTGGGGCTGGTGGTGCCGCACATGCTTCGGCCGCTCGTCGGGGCACGGCCCTCGCGGCTTCTGTGGGCCTCGGCGCTGGGCGGTGCGGCGATGCTGCTTGCGGCGGATATCGCGGTCAGGGTGGTCCTGCCCGATCGCGACCTGAAGCTCGGGGTGTTGACCGCGATCATAGGTGCGCCGCTTTTCCTTCATCTCGTCGTGAAGACGCGGAGGGCGCGGATATGA
- a CDS encoding ABC transporter substrate-binding protein, translating to MRPSDIITQVAALILAIGAAQAAQSDAPPERVVSMNLCTDQLAMMLAGEGQLLSVSDIAHDPLVSPMVEEARAYRVNHGLAEEIYLMRPDLVLAGQYTNAATVDMLRRLGVRVEIFKTAQALDEVPERIRQMGAALGREDAAETLIADFEARLALLRATEGPRPEAVLYYANGYTLGGQTLAGDVLEAAGFENAAVRAGYASGARMPLEVLATLQPDIVITSRKYPGASRSEDILNHPVVQRMREDTGAAAMTDGDWVCGTPFVLRAIEELAEVRRALLRETGERE from the coding sequence GTGCGTCCTTCTGACATCATAACCCAGGTCGCCGCGCTGATCCTCGCGATCGGCGCGGCGCAGGCGGCGCAATCCGATGCGCCGCCGGAGCGTGTCGTGTCGATGAACCTCTGCACCGATCAGCTTGCGATGATGCTGGCGGGCGAGGGACAGCTTCTGTCGGTGTCGGATATCGCGCATGACCCGCTCGTCTCGCCCATGGTCGAGGAGGCGCGGGCCTACCGCGTCAATCACGGGCTGGCCGAGGAAATCTATCTCATGCGGCCCGATCTCGTGCTGGCGGGGCAATATACGAATGCCGCCACGGTCGACATGCTGCGCCGCCTCGGCGTCAGGGTCGAGATATTCAAGACCGCGCAGGCCCTCGACGAGGTGCCGGAACGCATCCGGCAGATGGGCGCGGCACTGGGGCGCGAGGACGCGGCGGAAACGCTGATCGCCGATTTCGAGGCGCGGCTCGCTCTCCTGCGCGCGACCGAGGGACCGAGGCCCGAGGCCGTGCTCTACTACGCCAACGGCTACACGCTGGGAGGGCAGACGCTGGCCGGGGACGTTCTCGAGGCCGCGGGGTTCGAGAATGCGGCCGTGCGGGCGGGCTATGCCTCGGGCGCGCGGATGCCGCTCGAGGTGCTGGCGACGCTGCAGCCCGATATCGTCATCACCTCGCGGAAGTATCCCGGCGCCTCGCGGTCCGAGGACATCCTCAATCACCCGGTAGTGCAGCGGATGCGCGAGGATACCGGGGCGGCGGCCATGACCGATGGCGACTGGGTGTGCGGAACGCCATTCGTGCTGCGCGCGATCGAGGAACTCGCCGAGGTCCGGCGCGCGCTGCTGCGCGAGACGGGAGAGCGGGAATGA
- a CDS encoding adenosylcobinamide amidohydrolase has product MKGVTLDRPWLEFDLGQEMRVLSWAINRPGAVQARRILWREVRNADLPLDLDVTRWFASELEARAATDAVAFLTSRDVRRYRTASATVGAARADVVATVGLSNAERVGCREDRTGTDWGTINVALRLDQGLTDAARLEAMSIAVEARTAAVMEADLPLAAGRATGTGTDCVAVAAPEGELAYAGLHTEIGEAVGRAVHEAVLGGARDWMARMRPVPRVGEAAGKQTGSGSRWT; this is encoded by the coding sequence ATGAAGGGCGTCACGCTTGACCGGCCGTGGCTGGAATTCGATCTCGGGCAGGAGATGCGCGTGCTGAGCTGGGCCATCAACCGACCCGGCGCGGTGCAGGCGCGGCGGATCCTGTGGCGCGAGGTGCGCAATGCCGACCTGCCGCTCGATCTCGACGTGACGCGCTGGTTCGCGTCCGAGCTCGAGGCGCGGGCGGCCACCGATGCGGTGGCGTTTCTCACGTCGCGCGACGTCCGCCGCTACCGAACGGCCAGCGCCACGGTCGGCGCGGCCCGCGCCGACGTGGTGGCGACGGTGGGCCTGTCGAACGCCGAGCGGGTCGGATGCCGGGAAGACCGGACCGGCACCGACTGGGGAACGATCAACGTGGCGCTGCGCCTCGATCAGGGGCTCACCGACGCGGCGCGTCTCGAAGCGATGAGCATCGCGGTCGAAGCACGGACCGCCGCCGTGATGGAGGCCGATCTGCCGCTGGCGGCGGGCCGGGCGACCGGGACCGGCACCGATTGCGTGGCCGTCGCGGCACCCGAGGGCGAGTTGGCCTATGCCGGGCTCCATACCGAGATCGGGGAAGCGGTGGGCCGCGCGGTCCACGAGGCCGTGCTGGGCGGTGCGCGCGACTGGATGGCGAGGATGCGCCCGGTGCCTCGGGTCGGCGAGGCCGCGGGGAAGCAGACGGGGAGCGGATCGCGATGGACATGA